The Lentisphaera araneosa HTCC2155 genome has a window encoding:
- the coaD gene encoding pantetheine-phosphate adenylyltransferase, which translates to MSEEKVAIYPGSFDPLTFGHLDVIERAAKLFDKLIVLVAVNASKQAHFSLDERRGHIIDICQHIPNIEVHSISGLLVEALNNFDACAVVRGLRSISDFEYEIHMAMMNRDLNPKCETVFLMPSPETSFVSSRMIREIARLGGDIAKFVPPIIADALKEKYHAPSPSTDK; encoded by the coding sequence ATGTCCGAAGAAAAAGTAGCCATCTACCCAGGATCTTTCGATCCTTTGACCTTTGGGCATTTGGATGTTATCGAAAGAGCCGCCAAGCTTTTCGATAAACTCATTGTACTCGTGGCTGTCAATGCCTCAAAACAAGCTCACTTCAGCTTAGATGAAAGACGCGGTCACATTATTGATATATGTCAGCATATTCCCAACATCGAAGTCCATTCAATTAGCGGTCTCCTCGTTGAAGCACTCAACAACTTTGATGCCTGTGCCGTCGTTCGTGGCTTACGCTCAATTTCCGATTTCGAATATGAAATCCACATGGCGATGATGAATCGCGACCTCAATCCAAAATGCGAAACCGTTTTCTTAATGCCGAGCCCCGAAACATCTTTTGTTTCCTCTCGAATGATTCGCGAAATCGCTCGCCTGGGTGGAGACATCGCCAAATTTGTTCCGCCAATTATCGCTGATGCTTTAAAGGAGAAATACCATGCCCCTTCACCCTCTACAGATAAATAA
- a CDS encoding two-component system sensor histidine kinase NtrB, translated as MKADIIDRLSERLKHSELGEEQSFLLHLVREKSSLDTIFNTIREGIVVLDEAYDITYHNQAAQELLGLTNDAKGQALTKFVPELKVNEMIPSENGFKRQELEISYPEFRHLICTIVKQDEIDGYIIVIHDNTDLHNQSQSQNESEQLRLLTMLAAGVAHELGNPLNSLNIHLQLLNRLMKQIEGDEGDEARELLGVASGEIERLDTIIRQFLGALRSDKPEMKAIELTSILREALQFMTKEIEDRNIELEISIPERTPPIEGDETQLKQAFFNIMKNAIQAMPQGGKLALLCTGDDDFINISFADTGGGIDLNKIGKIFNSYKSDRHSGTGLGIFIVEKIIREHGGRLDISSAEEKGTILTISLPRLGKRIRMISTNTNQEISDE; from the coding sequence ATGAAAGCGGATATTATAGATCGACTGAGCGAAAGACTCAAGCACTCAGAATTAGGAGAGGAACAATCCTTCTTACTTCACCTCGTGCGCGAAAAAAGCTCCCTCGATACCATTTTTAATACCATTCGCGAGGGCATTGTCGTTCTCGATGAAGCTTACGACATCACTTACCATAATCAAGCCGCCCAAGAATTGCTTGGACTAACCAATGATGCTAAGGGCCAAGCTCTCACAAAATTTGTCCCTGAACTCAAAGTCAATGAGATGATCCCCTCAGAGAATGGCTTCAAGCGTCAGGAACTCGAAATTTCTTATCCAGAATTTCGCCACCTCATCTGTACCATTGTTAAACAAGATGAAATCGACGGCTACATCATCGTCATTCACGACAACACAGATCTCCACAATCAAAGTCAATCACAGAACGAGAGCGAACAACTTCGCCTGCTCACCATGTTGGCTGCGGGAGTCGCCCACGAATTGGGGAATCCACTCAATAGCTTAAATATTCACCTACAACTGCTCAACCGCCTCATGAAACAGATCGAAGGCGACGAGGGCGATGAAGCTCGGGAATTACTCGGCGTTGCTTCGGGAGAAATCGAGCGACTCGACACCATTATTCGTCAATTCTTAGGTGCTCTTCGCTCCGACAAGCCTGAAATGAAAGCCATTGAGCTCACCTCCATTTTACGAGAAGCGCTGCAGTTCATGACCAAAGAAATTGAAGATCGCAATATTGAGCTCGAAATCTCGATCCCGGAAAGAACACCTCCTATCGAAGGGGACGAAACTCAACTCAAGCAAGCCTTTTTCAACATCATGAAAAACGCCATCCAAGCCATGCCTCAGGGAGGTAAACTTGCCCTACTTTGCACGGGTGACGACGATTTCATTAACATCAGCTTTGCCGATACAGGTGGAGGTATTGACCTCAATAAAATTGGGAAAATCTTTAATTCCTACAAAAGTGATCGCCATAGTGGCACAGGCCTCGGCATCTTTATTGTAGAAAAAATTATCCGCGAACACGGTGGGCGCCTCGATATAAGCTCCGCAGAAGAAAAAGGTACCATCCTCACCATCTCCCTTCCACGCTTGGGGAAACGCATTCGCATGATTAGCACCAACACAAATCAAGAGATTTCAGATGAATAA
- a CDS encoding cupin domain-containing protein, with the protein MLNMDFSKQCVIHWDEQDWLASPLAGVWRKALEREAAEHGHVTSIVKYEANSYFNEHLHPLGEEIFVLEGTFSDETGNFGPGTYIRNPPGSKHKPFSKEGCIIFVKLNQFNPDDSESLRVDTHKADWHQGAGNLQVMPLHNFLGHNTALVKWPANEVFQPHRHMGGEEIFVISGEFIDEHGSYPKYTWLRSPHNSQHFPRVEKETLILVKTGHLPS; encoded by the coding sequence ATGCTCAATATGGACTTCAGTAAACAATGTGTCATTCACTGGGACGAGCAAGATTGGCTCGCAAGCCCCTTAGCAGGTGTTTGGCGCAAAGCACTCGAGCGCGAAGCCGCTGAACACGGTCATGTGACGAGCATCGTGAAATACGAAGCGAACTCCTATTTCAATGAGCACCTCCACCCCCTGGGAGAAGAGATTTTTGTTCTCGAAGGGACTTTTTCGGATGAAACGGGCAACTTCGGACCCGGGACATACATTCGTAACCCACCCGGCAGTAAGCATAAACCCTTCAGTAAAGAGGGTTGTATTATTTTCGTAAAGCTCAATCAATTCAACCCCGACGATAGTGAATCACTACGGGTTGACACCCATAAAGCTGACTGGCATCAAGGCGCAGGAAATCTACAAGTCATGCCCCTCCATAATTTTTTAGGGCATAATACGGCCCTGGTCAAATGGCCTGCTAATGAAGTTTTTCAGCCACATCGCCATATGGGAGGCGAAGAAATTTTTGTCATTAGTGGAGAGTTCATTGATGAACATGGCTCTTACCCCAAATACACTTGGTTGCGAAGTCCGCATAATAGTCAGCACTTCCCACGCGTCGAAAAGGAAACTTTGATCCTCGTAAAAACGGGGCACCTGCCAAGTTAA
- a CDS encoding sigma-54-dependent transcriptional regulator — translation MNKKKILIVDDEIHTCQGLARALKYEWETFTASNGKEAIKIFEDNPVDIILTDVKMPGMNGIELLRQLKNIRPETPAIVMSAYNETETVVDAVKAGAYDFITKPFRLDDLDGVLKTAVQASPSFQLPSTKKATSAQLPAIAQTAKGSKNSPQIIYQSVAMENVLRTVQQIAPARSSVLITGETGTGKEVIAKAIHAASTRSKKAFIAVHCAALNANLFESELFGHEKGSFTGANEKRIGRFEAADGGTLFLDEIGEIDAATQVKLLRILESRSFERVGGNETLYSDARLIAATNRDLRKMVQAGEFREDLYYRLDVINLELPPLRDRREDIPALLQHWLISSVTENQLNVKGFTADAMARLCTYDWPGNVRELRNVVERMAVLSQQEYLDLPNLPDHVLLGEQQLSETAKIEDKDKALDVAENEKVLILKALKESNNNRTLAAERLGMSRRTLHRRLKQFGIT, via the coding sequence ATGAATAAAAAGAAAATACTAATTGTTGACGATGAGATCCACACCTGCCAAGGCTTAGCCCGCGCACTCAAATATGAATGGGAAACTTTTACGGCGTCCAATGGCAAAGAAGCGATTAAAATTTTTGAAGACAACCCAGTCGACATCATTTTAACCGATGTCAAAATGCCTGGAATGAATGGCATTGAGCTTTTACGTCAGCTCAAAAACATTCGCCCTGAAACTCCAGCGATTGTCATGAGTGCCTATAACGAAACGGAGACAGTGGTCGACGCCGTCAAAGCAGGCGCTTACGATTTCATCACAAAACCCTTTCGTCTCGATGACCTGGACGGAGTTTTAAAAACTGCCGTCCAAGCAAGCCCAAGTTTTCAATTACCGAGCACCAAAAAAGCAACTTCAGCTCAGCTACCTGCAATTGCGCAAACCGCAAAAGGCTCCAAGAATTCTCCACAGATCATTTATCAATCTGTGGCTATGGAAAACGTTCTGCGTACTGTTCAGCAAATTGCGCCTGCACGTTCCTCAGTATTAATCACTGGTGAAACTGGTACGGGTAAAGAGGTCATTGCCAAAGCCATTCACGCCGCGAGCACTCGTTCCAAAAAAGCTTTCATTGCCGTTCATTGTGCCGCTCTCAATGCCAACCTCTTTGAGAGTGAACTCTTCGGCCACGAAAAGGGCTCCTTCACTGGCGCCAATGAAAAACGCATTGGTCGCTTCGAAGCCGCTGATGGTGGCACACTTTTCCTCGACGAAATTGGTGAAATTGATGCCGCAACCCAAGTTAAACTCCTGCGCATTCTCGAGAGCCGCTCCTTTGAACGCGTCGGCGGAAACGAAACACTCTATTCAGATGCGCGACTCATTGCCGCAACCAATCGCGACCTTCGCAAAATGGTTCAAGCTGGCGAGTTCCGAGAAGACCTCTATTATCGCCTCGATGTCATCAACCTTGAACTGCCACCTCTGCGTGATCGCCGAGAAGATATCCCTGCCCTACTCCAACACTGGCTCATTTCTTCAGTTACTGAGAATCAATTGAATGTCAAAGGCTTCACCGCGGATGCGATGGCACGCCTGTGCACTTATGATTGGCCTGGTAATGTTCGCGAACTCCGCAATGTCGTGGAGCGCATGGCCGTTTTATCTCAGCAAGAATACCTTGACCTCCCCAATCTACCGGATCACGTTTTACTCGGTGAACAACAATTGAGCGAGACTGCAAAAATAGAAGACAAAGACAAAGCACTTGATGTGGCAGAAAACGAAAAAGTACTTATTTTGAAGGCCCTCAAAGAATCTAACAATAATCGCACCCTTGCAGCGGAACGACTTGGCATGAGCCGACGCACCCTGCACCGTCGACTCAAACAATTTGGAATCACCTAA